The following nucleotide sequence is from Pseudobutyrivibrio ruminis HUN009.
ATGAAAAAGCACGGAGGAAATGAGTATGGCGATTTCACCAATTATGGGAATAGGTTCATATAGCAGTATATCGTATGTTCAACCGATGAATTATGCGGTTGATAACGATGCAGATTTTTCAGATGTTTACAATACTGAGTCTACCAAGCAAAGTGGAGTAGTGAATGGGGCATCTCCTGTCCAGTACCCAGATGCACAGATTCAGGATGTCGATGAGTCTGCTATTCAAATTGATTCGCTGGAGAGACAGCAGAAAACACTTCAGGTTTCAAACGATTATAACAACATAGCAATGCAGTTCTCATCAAACAATACTAGCTACAGTATGAAAGGTGTAGGCGCTAGCTATGGAATGGCGGGAAGTCGATTTGATGCATACGCATAAATTTAATATTATATAGATGATAAAAGAAGCCGAGAAATTCGGCTTCTTTTGTGTTATCATAGTTTTTAGTTGATATGATAATAGTAGGGAGGTAAAGGATATGAGCAAAGTTCTTATATTTATGGCAGAAGGCCACGAGGAAATAGAAGCACTTACAGTTGTTGATATTCTGAGACGTGCTGATATTGAAATTGAGATGGTTTCTATCACAGGCAACAAAAAGGTCCCTGGCGCTCATGGCATCACAACATACTGTGATAAGCTGATAGAAAATACTGACTTTGAAAGTGCAGATATGATAGTGCTTCCAGGCGGAATGCCAGGCACATTAAATCTTGGGCTCTGCGAGCCTCTCATGGATCAGATACATGGATTTAACACATCAAAGAAGGGACTTGCTGCTATTTGCGCAGCACCAACAGTATTTGGAAAGGCAGGCCTACTTCAGGGAAAGAAAGCTACATGCTATCCAGGAATGGAAGGGGATTTGCTGGGAGCAAATGTTTCAACAGACAGTGTTTGCCATGATGGCCATATTATTACCAGCCGTGGTATGGGCACAGCTATCCCATTTGC
It contains:
- a CDS encoding DJ-1 family glyoxalase III, coding for MSKVLIFMAEGHEEIEALTVVDILRRADIEIEMVSITGNKKVPGAHGITTYCDKLIENTDFESADMIVLPGGMPGTLNLGLCEPLMDQIHGFNTSKKGLAAICAAPTVFGKAGLLQGKKATCYPGMEGDLLGANVSTDSVCHDGHIITSRGMGTAIPFALEIVKTFKGEEVANKLAKAIVYNN